GCCTGAAAAAAATACTCCGGCATCTTAATTATTATGTATACAACAGGCGAAAGTCAATATAGAAAAATAAGAAATCAATATAGCAGCTAATATGAGGCAGGTATTGTCCTCTCGGATATACCTTCATTATTAGTTATTATTAATCCGGAACATGAAAAAACTATATACGCCTGTTGATGAATCCGAGCTTGTATTCTTAAAAAGTCTGTTCGAGGCTGAAGGGCTGCCGTTTTATGTTTTGAACGATAATTTCGGCTCGCTCTATTCGGGGGTATATATGAATTACTTTAACGCGAAAACGATAATGGTTCCCGAAGAGTTCTTCGAGGACGGAAGGGAATTGATACTCAGCGTGAAAACGGACGCGGTCTTCGAGGACGAACGCCGTAACGATAATAACCGTAACGATAATAAAGGAGAATATGGAGGGGCGGATTTTCTGAAAGCCCTTGTTAACCTTTTTTCTTTCAAATGGCTCTACACGCGTTCAGGAAAAAACGAGAAGGACAAGGACAGTAATGACCTCTGAGAATGAAATTCTCCTTTGACTGTTAGGCGAATATTAAATATAATCCTGGCGCCGGTTTTTCCGGTATTCAATTATAAATAGCATGCTTTGACTTGACTCGGATTAAATTATTACTAGAATGATTTATCCGGCATGGTTCGATAAGCAGAAAATAATTAAAGATCCAGAACGGGTATTGAGTTATCTCGAAATTGCAGGTATAAATTTGCACTCAAAATTTTTATTGATTATAAATTAACTCCAAGGGGAATATAGAATAATCCATGATCGCAGGCGTTCCTAAAGAGACATATCCGGGAGAAAGACGCGTTTCCATAGTTCCCGGCAACGTGCCGGCGCTGCAGAAGGCGGGCTTCGTTGTGCATCTGGAAACGGGGGCGGGACTCGAAGCGGGCTTTACAGATAAAATGTATGAAGAGGAAGGGGCTATTATACTCGACCGAAGCCAGGTGCTTTCCAAATCGGACGTCATACTTCAGATAAGAGCAATAGGCACCAACCCGGAGTCCGATGCGGAAGATATCAAGCTTCTTAAACAGGGTCAGATAGTTATAGGCGTCATAGACGCGTTGTCGAACAAGGATGCGGTTCAGACGCTCAGGGAAAGCAAAGTGAGGGCTTTCGCGCTTGAGCTTGTTCCGCGTATCACCAGGGCGCAGAGTATGGATGTTTTGTCCTCACAGGCAAACATAGCCGGCTATAAAGCGGCGCTTATAGCTGCGGATTCGCTTCCCAGGATGTTCCCCATGATGATGACAGCCGCGGGAACCATCACACCGGCGCGTGTGCTCGTGGTCGGGGCGGGTGTTGCGGGGCTACAGGCGATTGCCACTTGCAACAGGCTAGGCGCTATTGTGTCGGCCTACGATATACGCCCTGCCGTAAAGGAGCAGGTGAAAAGCCTGGGGGCCAAATTCGTCGAACTTGAGCTTGATACCGAAGAAACCGAGGACAAGGGCGGATACGCGAAAGAGATGGACGAGGATTTTTACAGGAAGCAGAGGGAACTGATGGGGAAGGTAGTAGCGGAGAACGACGCCGTGATCACGACTGCCGCAGTGCCGGGTAAAAAAGCTCCAGTGCTGGTTACGGAAGACATGGTGTCGGGAATGCGGCCCGGCTCAATTATTGTGGACCTCGCGGCAGAGACAGGAGGGAATTGTGAGCTGACCGAAGCCGGTAAAACCGTGGTGAAGCACGACGTAAGTATAATTGGCCCGGTGAACCTGCCGTCCAGCGTGCCTTATCACGCGTCTCAGATGTATTCTAAGAATATCTCCAACCTGCTTCTCCTCATGGTTGAAGAAGAGGAGCTGAAAATAAATATGGAAGACGAAATAATAAAAGAGTCTATAGTGGTGGATGACGGTAAATTGGTGAACGACCGGGTAAAGGAAAGTTTGGGACTGTAATTAATCATCGATAAGGAGGGAGGTCTGTATGGACAGTTTTTCAGTTGTATTCACAATATTTGTTCTGGCGGCATTTGTGGGCTTTGAAGTGATTTCCAAAGTCCCCCCAA
This is a stretch of genomic DNA from Deltaproteobacteria bacterium. It encodes these proteins:
- a CDS encoding Re/Si-specific NAD(P)(+) transhydrogenase subunit alpha, encoding MIAGVPKETYPGERRVSIVPGNVPALQKAGFVVHLETGAGLEAGFTDKMYEEEGAIILDRSQVLSKSDVILQIRAIGTNPESDAEDIKLLKQGQIVIGVIDALSNKDAVQTLRESKVRAFALELVPRITRAQSMDVLSSQANIAGYKAALIAADSLPRMFPMMMTAAGTITPARVLVVGAGVAGLQAIATCNRLGAIVSAYDIRPAVKEQVKSLGAKFVELELDTEETEDKGGYAKEMDEDFYRKQRELMGKVVAENDAVITTAAVPGKKAPVLVTEDMVSGMRPGSIIVDLAAETGGNCELTEAGKTVVKHDVSIIGPVNLPSSVPYHASQMYSKNISNLLLLMVEEEELKINMEDEIIKESIVVDDGKLVNDRVKESLGL
- a CDS encoding DUF2007 domain-containing protein, producing the protein MKKLYTPVDESELVFLKSLFEAEGLPFYVLNDNFGSLYSGVYMNYFNAKTIMVPEEFFEDGRELILSVKTDAVFEDERRNDNNRNDNKGEYGGADFLKALVNLFSFKWLYTRSGKNEKDKDSNDL